In one window of Paraflavitalea soli DNA:
- the panB gene encoding 3-methyl-2-oxobutanoate hydroxymethyltransferase produces MSVNKEVKRITTNTLQKMKSTGEKISMITAYDFSFGKIFDAAGIDVILVGDSASNVMAGHETTLPITLDQMIYHASSVIRGVERSLVVVDLPFGTYQGNSKEALASAIRIMKETGAHAVKLEGGEEIVESIKRILAAGIPVMGHLGLTPQSIYKFGTYTVRAKEEAEANKLRSDAKILQESGCFAMVLEKIPALLAKEVSESVAIPTIGIGAGRHCDGQVLVMHDLLGINTEFKPRFLRQYLNMHEQVTNAVKHYIKDVKDRDFPNEQEQY; encoded by the coding sequence ATGTCTGTTAATAAGGAAGTAAAAAGGATCACCACCAATACCTTGCAGAAAATGAAAAGCACGGGCGAGAAGATCTCCATGATCACGGCCTATGACTTTTCCTTTGGCAAAATATTCGATGCCGCCGGCATCGATGTGATCCTGGTAGGTGACTCTGCCTCCAATGTAATGGCAGGCCATGAGACCACCTTACCGATTACCCTCGACCAGATGATCTACCACGCCTCCTCGGTGATCAGGGGAGTGGAACGCTCGCTGGTAGTAGTAGACCTTCCCTTTGGTACCTACCAGGGCAATTCCAAGGAAGCGCTGGCCTCGGCCATCCGCATCATGAAGGAAACAGGCGCCCATGCGGTTAAACTGGAAGGGGGCGAAGAAATTGTAGAATCCATCAAACGCATCCTGGCAGCCGGTATACCCGTGATGGGGCACCTGGGATTAACGCCGCAGTCGATCTATAAATTTGGTACGTATACCGTGCGCGCCAAAGAAGAGGCCGAAGCCAATAAGCTGCGCAGCGATGCTAAAATATTGCAGGAGTCAGGCTGTTTTGCCATGGTACTGGAAAAGATACCAGCCCTCCTGGCCAAGGAAGTATCAGAAAGTGTAGCCATCCCCACCATTGGTATTGGTGCAGGCCGCCATTGCGATGGCCAGGTATTGGTGATGCATGACCTGCTAGGCATCAATACAGAATTCAAACCCCGCTTCCTGCGCCAATACCTCAATATGCATGAACAGGTAACCAACGCCGTTAAACACTACATTAAGGACGTCAAAGATAGAGATTTTCCCAACGAGCAAGAACAGTATTAA
- a CDS encoding Ppx/GppA phosphatase family protein has product MRLAAIDIGSNAARLLISDVSMQDNGKPLFQKINLIRVPLRLGFDVFEQQEISPEKEAMIMNTLKAYRHLLDAYEVPYLKAAATSAMRDAANADRILQRVKEETGIDIEIITGEAEASLIYENHIAENLDKDHSYLYIDVGGGSTELTFFADSKLVFKRSFNIGTIRLLKKQVEDAQWEEMKDMIKRETRGHYNDMVAIGSGGNINKIFSISKRKEGKPLQLELLKDYYKEFSSFTLADRMRLYRLREDRADVIVPALQIYINVMRWANITEIFVPKIGLADGLIQHLYEELKTKQKLSAL; this is encoded by the coding sequence ATGAGACTGGCGGCTATTGATATAGGAAGTAATGCGGCAAGATTGCTGATCTCCGATGTGAGTATGCAGGATAATGGCAAACCCCTGTTTCAGAAGATCAATCTAATACGGGTACCGCTTCGCCTGGGTTTTGATGTATTTGAACAGCAGGAGATATCCCCGGAGAAAGAAGCCATGATCATGAATACCCTCAAGGCCTACCGGCACCTGCTGGATGCGTATGAAGTACCCTACCTGAAAGCCGCTGCCACCTCCGCCATGCGCGATGCCGCCAATGCCGATCGTATCCTTCAACGGGTGAAAGAGGAGACAGGTATCGACATTGAGATCATTACCGGCGAAGCAGAAGCCTCCCTCATCTACGAGAACCATATTGCCGAAAACCTTGATAAGGACCACTCCTATCTCTATATTGACGTAGGCGGTGGCAGTACTGAACTTACCTTCTTTGCCGACAGTAAACTGGTATTCAAACGTTCCTTCAACATTGGTACCATCCGCCTGCTCAAAAAACAGGTAGAGGATGCCCAATGGGAGGAAATGAAAGACATGATCAAACGCGAAACCCGGGGTCATTACAATGATATGGTGGCCATCGGATCGGGTGGTAACATCAATAAAATATTCTCCATCTCCAAACGTAAGGAAGGTAAACCCCTTCAACTGGAACTACTCAAAGATTATTACAAAGAGTTCAGCAGTTTTACCCTGGCCGACCGGATGCGGCTGTACAGGCTGCGGGAAGACCGTGCTGATGTGATCGTACCCGCCCTGCAGATCTACATCAATGTAATGCGCTGGGCCAATATCACCGAAATATTTGTACCCAAGATCGGTTTGGCCGATGGACTCATACAGCACCTGTATGAAGAACTCAAAACGAAGCAAAAGTTGTCTGCTTTATAG